A stretch of DNA from Gemmatimonadota bacterium:
GCTGTCGCCGGTGAAATACCAGCCCTGCTGGGCGAATTCGGACCAGTACTGTTCAACGTAGCGGTCCGGGTCTCCCCAGACTGTACGGGCCATACCCGGCCATGGGCGTTTGATGACGAGATAGCCGTCTTCGTTGGGCTCGCAGGTGGAGCCGTCTTCGCGCACTACTTCGGCTTCAATGCCGGTGAAAGGCAAGGTGGCGCTGCCCGGTTTGAGGGCGACGACAGGAGTTGGCGTGATCATGAAGCCGCCGGTTTCGGTCTGCCACCAGGTGTCCATAATGGGGCAGTTTTCGCGGCCGATGACACGATGGTACCAGCGCCAGGCTTCGGGGTTAATCGGTTCGCCGACGCTGCCGAGGAGGCGCAGGCTGGACAGGTCGTGTTGGTCGGCCCAGGCATCGCCGAAGCGCATCAGGCCGCGAATGGCGGTGGGCGCGGTGTAGAGGATGGTTATGCCGTAGTCCTCGACGAGCTTCCAGTAGCGATTGGGGTGGGGATAGTCGGGCGCGCCTTCGTACATGAAGCCGGTTGAGCCAAGGATCAAAGGCGCGTATACGATGTAGCTGTGTCCGGTTATCCAGCCGGGGTCGGCGGCGCACCACCAGAGGTCGTCCTCTTTGAGGTCGAAGACGTATTTCAGGGTGGTAGCGGTGTAGACCTGGTAGCCGCCGCAGGTATGGAGGACGCCTTTGGGTCTACCGGTTGTGCCGGACGTGTAGAGGATGAAGAGGGGATCTTCGGCGTCCATCGGCTCCGCCTCACAGACTGGGCTGGCGATGGGGAGGGCCATCTCCTCGTGCCACCAGTGATCGCGGCCGGGGGTCATCTGCACATCCTGCATGGTACGCTGGAAGACGATCACCGTAT
This window harbors:
- a CDS encoding acetate--CoA ligase — its product is MSEQSSNGQAIEVPAADSELYQPSPEAVAGANVPNYLDLRGEALADSQAYWDARARELIDWFEPYEKVLDDSGAPFFKWFVGGKTNIAYNALDRHVNSWRRHKLALIFEGEEGDKQNYSYYQLWQEVNKFANVLKGKGVGKGDTVTIYMGRTPELMIAMLAVTKIGAVHSVVYGGFSEQALASRIDDAQSRVLITSDGAWLRGKTVNLKDISDEAVKRSSIVDTVIVFQRTMQDVQMTPGRDHWWHEEMALPIASPVCEAEPMDAEDPLFILYTSGTTGRPKGVLHTCGGYQVYTATTLKYVFDLKEDDLWWCAADPGWITGHSYIVYAPLILGSTGFMYEGAPDYPHPNRYWKLVEDYGITILYTAPTAIRGLMRFGDAWADQHDLSSLRLLGSVGEPINPEAWRWYHRVIGRENCPIMDTWWQTETGGFMITPTPVVALKPGSATLPFTGIEAEVVREDGSTCEPNEDGYLVIKRPWPGMARTVWGDPDRYVEQYWSEFAQQGWYFTGDS